Genomic DNA from Acuticoccus sp. MNP-M23:
AGGCCATCACGCCGAGGCTCAGCGCCCGTTCGCCCGCGCCGCGCTGGGCCATGGGAAAACCGTCGAACGTGGTCATGATGGACGCGGGCGTGCCCGGCATCCGCATGAGGGTTGCCGCAATCAGGCCGCCGGAGATCCCGCCGACATATTCGCCGATGAGCAGCGTCATCGCGTTGGTCGGGCTCATGGAAAAGGTGAGCGGCAGGGTCAGCGCAATCAGCATCGAGGCGGTAAGGCCCGGTATGGACCCGACAACGATGCCGAGCGCCGTGCCGATGATGAGATAGAAGACCGGCCAGGGCGCGGCGAGCGCGAGGAAGGCATCAAGCATGGGGGTGCCGTCCGGTCATGGCAGGTCGATGTAGAAAAGCTGCGTGAAGATGAAGTGCAGCGCGAAGGTGAGGATGGCGGCAAAGACCAACGCGATCAGGGCGTTGCGCCAGTTGAGCCCGCCGAGAAGCACGCCGCACAGCGTGAGGAACGGAACCGTGGCAAGGCGGAAGCCGGCAATGCCCGCATCCATCAGCGCCACATAAAGAAGCGTCGCCGCCATCAGCACCACGGTGGTCGCCAGCGCGCGGCGCGACACCGCATCCCCGCTTGCCGAGGATGCAGCGCCGGTGCGCAGCGCGCGAACGCCGACGATGAGCGCAAGGCAGGCCATGATGAGGGCGACGCCGCGCGGGATCGCGGCCGAGCCGATCGGCTCGTAGCGCGGCGGCGGCAGACCTGCGGTCCCGACCCACACCACCGCGGCCAGCGCGATGATGATGCCGGAAAAGACGAGATCGCCCGTTGCCGGCGCCCTTTGGGGGGCGCCGGTGTCTTGAGGGTTGGCGTTGTGTGACATTGGCTGCGGTTCAGCGAATGTCTTTGGCGACAGCCTGCAGCTCCGTCAGCAGCGCGTCGGACTGCGCCTGCGCGTCCGCACCATCGGTCCAGTAAAGGTCCAGCGCGTTCTGCGCGAAATAGGTCTGGACGCTTTCGTCCTCCATTGCCGTCTTCAAGGCAGTGGCGAGCTTCTCGACGTTTTCGTCCGGCATGCTGGCGGGGGCGAGCCACCAGTTGGGGTTGGCCCAGGTCACGTCGTAGCCAAGCTCTTTGGCAGTGGGCACGTCCTTGATGTTGTCGATCCGGTTGGGGCCGAAGAACACCAGCGCGTCGAGGCCGGAGCCCACGTCCTTCATGTTGAGATATTCGGATGCGGCAAACAGCGCGATGTCGGCGTTGTTGCCGGCAATCATCTTCAACCGGTCGGCGCCGGAGTTGGCTTGCACCTTCCGCGTTTCGAAGCCGGCCTTGTCGGCAAGCAGCGCGCCGACGAAGTGCGGGATCGAGCCGATGCCGATGACCTCGACCATGGAGTTGGGCTCCGCCTTCAGCTTGGTCACCAGCGTTTCCAGGCTGTCGATGCCGGCATCGCTGCGCACCACCCACACGGGGCTGCCGCCGCCGGTGAAGCCGATGGACTTGAAGTTTTCCGGGCCGAACTGGATGACGCCCATGGCATTGGCGATCAGCATCTGGTGATGCCAGTGGGCAATCGTGTGGTTGTCGTCCGAATCCAGCACCGCCTGTCCGGCGATCGCGCCGCCGCCGCCCGGCATGTTCACGATGATAAGCGGCTGCCCGAGAAGATCCTTCTCCTCGATCACCTTGGCGGCAAGGCGAGCGACCGTATCGGTTCGCCCGCCGGGCTTGAACGGCACGATGACACGGACCGGTTTTGTGGGCCAGGCCTCCTCGGCCTGCGCGGCCGGCGCGCTCAGCGTGGCGACGCAGGCAACGGCGCCGGCAATGGTCAGCGCCGCAGCGCGGCCCAGAAGAGTTCGACGTGTGGTCATGGTGTTTCCTCGATTTTATTGTTTTGGGGAACGCATTTTACAAACCTCATCGTCCGCAAGCCGGCCGTATGTTCGCGGGTGAACCCACGGCGGCCGGTTATTCAGCCATCGCGCACTCCCCCTGAGAGACGCGGCGCCTGCTGCGCGCGGACGGACAAGAACCCGGTCACAGGCTGACCGCGTGGCTTGCCTGCCAGACCAGCGCAGGGTGGCTGAAGTCGAGCCGGATCCCGAGACCCGGCGCGTCGGTCATGCCGATCGCGCCGTCTTGAAAATTGTGTGCACGGGCGGCGACGATCTCGTCGTAAAGGGCGGATTCGTCGAACTGGCGTTCCAGCGAAACCAGCGTCGGCATCGCGGCTGCGGTGTTGGCGCTCGCCATGTCCATCACCGGCCCGCACGGGTTGTGAAGGCTGGCGCCCACGCCGAACGCGGCTGCAAGATGGCCGATCCGCACCACCTCGCGCGGGCCGCCGGCCAGAATGATGTCGGGCATGACGATGTCGTAGGTGCCGCCCACCACAAAGG
This window encodes:
- a CDS encoding tripartite tricarboxylate transporter substrate binding protein is translated as MTTRRTLLGRAAALTIAGAVACVATLSAPAAQAEEAWPTKPVRVIVPFKPGGRTDTVARLAAKVIEEKDLLGQPLIIVNMPGGGGAIAGQAVLDSDDNHTIAHWHHQMLIANAMGVIQFGPENFKSIGFTGGGSPVWVVRSDAGIDSLETLVTKLKAEPNSMVEVIGIGSIPHFVGALLADKAGFETRKVQANSGADRLKMIAGNNADIALFAASEYLNMKDVGSGLDALVFFGPNRIDNIKDVPTAKELGYDVTWANPNWWLAPASMPDENVEKLATALKTAMEDESVQTYFAQNALDLYWTDGADAQAQSDALLTELQAVAKDIR
- a CDS encoding tripartite tricarboxylate transporter TctB family protein; amino-acid sequence: MSHNANPQDTGAPQRAPATGDLVFSGIIIALAAVVWVGTAGLPPPRYEPIGSAAIPRGVALIMACLALIVGVRALRTGAASSASGDAVSRRALATTVVLMAATLLYVALMDAGIAGFRLATVPFLTLCGVLLGGLNWRNALIALVFAAILTFALHFIFTQLFYIDLP